Proteins encoded in a region of the Pseudomonas syringae KCTC 12500 genome:
- the xseA gene encoding exodeoxyribonuclease VII large subunit has product MIKDPFARLGLDREVLTVSQLNGRARVLLEDVFSSIWVEGEISNLSRPASGHVYFTLKDSGAQVRCALFRQSAARVRQALKDGLQVKVRGKVSLFEGRGDYQLILDTVEPAGDGALRLAFDALKAKLSDEGLFSAERKVALPLHPQRIGIISSPTGAVIRDIISVFRRRAPRVELTLIPTAVQGREAINQIVRALKLADSRGFDALILARGGGSLEDLWCFNEEAVARAIDACVTPIVSAVGHETDVSISDFVADVRAPTPSAAAELLAPDSSDLHRRVDNLHRRLVSRMQDRLMRERLRLEGISRRLRHPGERLRQQSQRLDDLDMRLRRAFEQNMHQRQLRLAHMQSRLAAQHPGRTLAFLRQRLDALAERLPRAIREQIKARKLQLQSQVQTLNVVSPLATLGRGYSILLDERGHAIRNAAQTQTGQRLTARLGEGELHVRVEDNHLTPVTLSLLD; this is encoded by the coding sequence ATGATCAAAGACCCTTTCGCAAGACTCGGCCTCGACCGGGAAGTCCTTACTGTCAGCCAGCTCAACGGCCGCGCCCGCGTGCTGCTGGAAGACGTGTTCAGCAGCATCTGGGTCGAGGGCGAGATCTCCAACCTCTCGCGCCCGGCGTCGGGCCATGTGTACTTCACGCTGAAGGACTCTGGCGCACAGGTACGCTGCGCGTTGTTCCGGCAGAGCGCAGCGCGGGTGCGTCAGGCGCTCAAGGACGGCTTGCAGGTCAAGGTGCGCGGCAAGGTTTCGCTGTTTGAAGGTCGTGGCGACTATCAGCTGATTCTCGATACGGTGGAACCTGCCGGTGATGGTGCGTTACGCCTGGCGTTCGATGCGCTGAAGGCCAAGCTCAGCGACGAAGGCCTGTTCAGCGCCGAGCGCAAGGTCGCACTGCCGCTGCACCCGCAACGTATCGGGATTATCAGTTCTCCGACGGGTGCGGTGATCCGCGACATCATCAGCGTGTTCCGCCGTCGCGCGCCACGGGTCGAGCTGACCTTGATTCCCACAGCCGTTCAGGGCCGCGAGGCGATCAACCAGATTGTCCGCGCACTGAAGCTGGCCGACAGCAGGGGCTTCGATGCATTGATCCTGGCTCGTGGCGGCGGCTCACTGGAGGACCTGTGGTGCTTCAACGAAGAAGCCGTCGCCCGCGCCATCGACGCGTGCGTGACTCCGATTGTCAGCGCTGTCGGGCATGAAACCGATGTGTCCATCAGCGACTTTGTCGCCGACGTGCGTGCACCGACGCCCTCCGCTGCCGCCGAACTGCTCGCCCCGGATTCCAGCGACCTGCATCGACGCGTCGACAACCTGCACCGGCGACTGGTCAGTCGCATGCAGGACCGTCTGATGCGCGAGCGGTTGCGTCTTGAGGGTATTTCCCGGCGTCTGCGCCACCCTGGCGAGCGCTTGCGTCAGCAGTCGCAACGGCTGGACGACCTGGACATGCGCCTGCGCCGCGCCTTCGAACAGAACATGCATCAACGTCAGCTGCGTCTGGCGCACATGCAAAGCCGCCTTGCTGCCCAGCATCCAGGCCGAACCCTGGCCTTTTTGCGCCAGCGTCTGGATGCCCTGGCCGAGCGTCTGCCGAGAGCCATTCGCGAACAGATCAAGGCGCGCAAGCTGCAACTGCAAAGTCAGGTGCAGACCCTCAACGTGGTCAGCCCACTCGCCACACTGGGACGCGGTTACAGCATCCTGCTCGACGAGCGCGGTCACGCGATCCGCAACGCTGCACAGACGCAAACGGGCCAACGGCTTACCGCCAGGCTCGGCGAAGGCGAACTGCACGTGCGCGTCGAAGACAATCACCTCACACCCGTGACCCTCTCCCTTCTGGACTGA
- the guaB gene encoding IMP dehydrogenase: MLRISQEALTFDDILLVPGYSEVLPNEVSLKTRLTRGIELNIPLVSAAMDTVTEARLAIAMAQEGGIGIIHKNMTIEQQAAEVRKVKKFEAGVVKDPITIEADATVRDLFELTRMHNISGVPVLHNGDLVGIVTSRDVRFENRLDVPVREVMTPKERLVTVREGADKNEVRELLHKHRLEKVLIVDANFALKGMMTVKDIEKAKAYPLASKDDQARLRVGAAVGTGKDTGERVTALVAAGVDVVVVDTAHGHSKGVIDRVRWVKENFPQVQVIGGNIATGEAARALVAAGADAVKVGIGPGSICTTRIVAGVGVPQISAIANVSAALEGTGVPMIADGGIRFSGDLSKAIVAGASCVMMGSMFAGTEEAPGEIELFQGRSYKAYRGMGSLGAMSQAQGSSDRYFQDSSAGAEKLVPEGIEGRVAYKGPLSAIIHQLMGGLRSSMGYTGSADIEQMRTKPEFVRITGAGMAESHVHDVQITKEAPNYRVG, translated from the coding sequence ATGCTGCGTATCAGTCAAGAAGCCCTTACATTCGACGACATTCTCCTTGTGCCCGGTTATTCCGAGGTACTCCCTAACGAAGTCAGTCTGAAAACCCGTTTGACCCGTGGCATCGAGCTGAATATACCTTTGGTCTCTGCTGCAATGGATACAGTCACCGAGGCCCGTCTGGCAATTGCCATGGCCCAGGAAGGCGGTATCGGTATCATCCACAAGAACATGACCATCGAGCAGCAAGCTGCCGAAGTGCGCAAGGTCAAGAAGTTCGAGGCCGGTGTCGTCAAGGACCCGATCACGATCGAAGCCGACGCCACTGTTCGCGATCTGTTCGAACTCACCCGCATGCACAACATTTCCGGCGTACCGGTCCTGCACAATGGCGACCTGGTCGGCATCGTGACGTCCCGCGACGTACGCTTCGAAAATCGTCTTGATGTCCCTGTCCGCGAAGTGATGACGCCCAAAGAGCGTCTGGTCACCGTGCGTGAAGGCGCCGACAAGAACGAAGTGCGCGAACTGCTGCACAAGCACCGTCTTGAAAAAGTCCTGATCGTGGATGCCAATTTCGCGCTCAAGGGCATGATGACCGTCAAGGACATCGAGAAAGCCAAGGCTTACCCGCTGGCCAGCAAGGACGATCAGGCTCGCCTGCGTGTCGGCGCTGCAGTCGGTACCGGCAAGGACACCGGCGAGCGCGTCACCGCACTGGTCGCGGCTGGCGTTGACGTCGTGGTCGTCGATACTGCTCACGGCCATTCCAAAGGCGTGATCGACCGCGTCCGCTGGGTCAAGGAAAACTTCCCGCAGGTGCAGGTCATCGGCGGCAACATAGCCACTGGCGAAGCAGCCAGGGCACTGGTTGCCGCAGGCGCCGATGCAGTCAAGGTCGGTATCGGCCCGGGCTCCATCTGCACCACGCGTATCGTTGCTGGTGTCGGCGTGCCGCAGATCAGCGCCATCGCCAACGTCTCCGCTGCCCTTGAAGGCACTGGCGTGCCGATGATCGCCGACGGCGGTATCCGCTTCTCCGGTGACCTGTCCAAGGCCATCGTGGCTGGCGCCTCCTGCGTGATGATGGGCTCGATGTTCGCCGGTACTGAAGAAGCGCCAGGCGAGATCGAACTGTTTCAGGGCCGTTCCTACAAGGCCTATCGCGGCATGGGCTCGCTGGGTGCGATGTCCCAGGCGCAAGGCTCGTCCGATCGCTACTTCCAGGATTCGTCCGCTGGTGCCGAGAAGCTGGTGCCGGAAGGCATCGAAGGCCGTGTGGCCTATAAAGGTCCGTTGTCGGCCATCATCCATCAGTTGATGGGCGGCCTGCGTTCCTCCATGGGTTACACCGGCAGTGCCGACATCGAGCAGATGCGCACCAAGCCCGAGTTTGTTCGCATCACCGGTGCCGGCATGGCTGAGTCCCACGTCCATGACGTGCAGATCACCAAGGAAGCGCCGAACTATCGCGTCGGCTAA
- the guaA gene encoding glutamine-hydrolyzing GMP synthase, whose amino-acid sequence MALDIHAHRILILDFGSQYTQLIARRVREIGVYCELHPFDMDDEAIREFAPKGVILAGGPESVHEADSPRCPQAVFDLGVPVFGICYGMQTMAEQLGGKVAGSELREFGYARVDVVGKSRLLDGIEDHIDADGLFGLDVWMSHGDKVTKLPENFHILASTPSCPIAGMADDARGYYGVQFHPEVTHTKQGGRILSRFILDICGCEALWTPSKIAEDAIAQVRAQVGTDNVLLGLSGGVDSSVVAALLHKAIGDQLTCVFVDNGLLRLHEGEQVMAMFAENMGVKVIRANAEEQFLNNLAGESDPEKKRKIIGRTFIDVFDAESCKLDNIKYLAQGTIYPDVIESAGAKSGKAHVIKSHHNVGGLPEEMNLKLVEPLRELFKDEVRRLGLELGLPYDMVYRHPFPGPGLGVRILGEVKKEYADILRRADHIFIEELRKADWYHKVSQAFVVFQPVKSVGVVGDGRRYAWVVALRAVETIDFMTARWAHLPYELLETVSGRIINEIEGISRVTYDVSSKPPATIEWE is encoded by the coding sequence ATGGCCCTCGACATTCACGCCCACCGTATCCTGATCCTCGACTTCGGTTCCCAGTACACCCAGCTGATCGCCCGCCGCGTGCGCGAAATCGGCGTGTATTGCGAGCTGCATCCGTTTGACATGGACGACGAAGCGATTCGCGAATTCGCTCCAAAAGGCGTGATCCTCGCCGGCGGCCCCGAGTCCGTACACGAAGCCGACAGCCCGCGCTGCCCGCAAGCGGTATTTGACCTGGGTGTGCCGGTTTTCGGTATCTGCTACGGCATGCAGACCATGGCCGAGCAGTTGGGCGGCAAGGTTGCCGGTTCCGAGCTGCGCGAGTTCGGCTACGCTCGCGTTGACGTAGTCGGCAAAAGCCGTCTGCTCGATGGTATCGAAGACCATATTGACGCAGACGGCCTGTTTGGCCTCGACGTATGGATGAGTCACGGTGACAAGGTCACCAAACTGCCGGAAAACTTCCACATTCTGGCCAGCACCCCGAGCTGCCCGATTGCCGGTATGGCTGACGACGCTCGCGGTTACTACGGCGTGCAGTTCCACCCGGAAGTGACCCACACCAAGCAGGGCGGTCGCATCCTGTCGCGCTTCATCCTCGACATCTGCGGCTGTGAAGCCCTGTGGACCCCTTCGAAGATTGCTGAAGACGCTATCGCTCAGGTTCGCGCCCAAGTGGGTACTGACAACGTGTTGCTGGGCCTGTCCGGCGGCGTTGACTCCTCTGTGGTCGCGGCGCTGCTGCACAAGGCCATCGGCGATCAACTGACCTGCGTATTCGTCGACAACGGCCTGCTGCGCCTGCATGAAGGCGAGCAAGTGATGGCCATGTTCGCCGAGAACATGGGCGTCAAGGTGATCCGCGCCAACGCCGAAGAGCAGTTCCTGAACAACCTGGCAGGCGAGAGCGATCCAGAGAAGAAGCGCAAGATCATCGGCCGCACCTTCATCGACGTGTTCGATGCCGAGTCCTGCAAGCTGGACAACATCAAGTACCTGGCGCAAGGCACCATCTACCCGGACGTCATCGAGTCGGCTGGCGCGAAAAGCGGCAAGGCCCACGTCATCAAGTCGCACCACAACGTGGGCGGCCTGCCGGAAGAAATGAACCTCAAGCTGGTCGAGCCACTGCGCGAGCTGTTCAAGGACGAAGTCCGCCGCCTGGGCCTCGAACTCGGCCTGCCCTACGACATGGTCTACCGCCACCCATTCCCAGGCCCAGGCCTGGGCGTGCGCATCCTCGGCGAAGTGAAGAAGGAATACGCCGACATCCTGCGTCGTGCCGACCACATCTTCATCGAAGAACTGCGCAAGGCCGACTGGTACCACAAGGTCAGCCAGGCATTCGTCGTGTTCCAGCCGGTCAAATCAGTCGGCGTCGTCGGCGACGGCCGCCGCTACGCCTGGGTCGTCGCACTGCGCGCGGTGGAAACCATCGACTTCATGACTGCTCGTTGGGCACACCTGCCTTATGAGCTGCTGGAGACGGTGAGCGGCCGGATCATCAATGAGATCGAAGGGATCTCGCGGGTGACTTATGATGTGTCGAGCAAGCCGCCGGCTACTATTGAGTGGGAGTAG
- a CDS encoding RNase A-like domain-containing protein yields the protein MSDFEDGDFRVALSFAQLAAILTQESLTPAEIRSNRIFGSLRLVGGIIELAGSGVLFALPEPTMISKVGCVAMGVHASDQLSAATTQIVTGRQTDSYAFKAGATVAEVLGASRTTGQVIGLATEFAVPLTTASLYNAFRASSVRAGRISVITSEKPLQAPKKLGGGHTILKHVDKNIENLKTRFSSKKVHISSTFYDLETAEWAVSQVLQRNRLKILMQSKARLILKEKRLELSTTLEKPIGWGIKREAPNTKINMSKVTVVIKFVEYNHMPYFIVTAFPSI from the coding sequence ATGTCTGACTTTGAGGATGGAGATTTTCGCGTTGCCCTCAGCTTCGCACAACTAGCTGCTATCTTAACGCAAGAGTCGCTTACGCCTGCGGAGATAAGGTCAAATCGTATATTTGGAAGCCTTCGGCTGGTCGGCGGAATCATTGAGCTTGCTGGTTCTGGCGTATTATTTGCATTACCTGAGCCAACGATGATTTCAAAAGTCGGGTGCGTGGCCATGGGCGTTCATGCATCTGACCAGCTTTCGGCAGCTACCACGCAAATCGTTACGGGCAGGCAAACCGATTCATATGCATTCAAAGCCGGGGCAACTGTTGCAGAGGTATTGGGGGCTTCAAGAACAACTGGTCAGGTAATTGGCTTGGCCACCGAATTTGCGGTTCCTCTTACCACTGCTTCGCTTTATAACGCTTTTCGAGCTTCATCAGTAAGAGCAGGACGCATATCCGTTATTACCAGTGAAAAACCACTTCAAGCGCCTAAAAAACTGGGCGGCGGGCATACAATTTTAAAGCACGTCGATAAAAATATAGAAAATTTGAAAACACGATTTTCATCAAAAAAAGTTCACATCTCATCTACATTTTATGATCTAGAAACGGCAGAATGGGCGGTAAGCCAAGTCCTACAAAGAAACAGACTTAAAATACTAATGCAATCTAAAGCCAGGCTTATCCTTAAAGAAAAGCGACTTGAGCTTTCGACAACTTTGGAAAAACCAATTGGCTGGGGTATAAAAAGAGAAGCGCCCAACACTAAAATAAACATGTCAAAAGTAACAGTAGTGATTAAATTTGTTGAGTACAACCATATGCCATACTTCATAGTAACTGCCTTTCCATCAATATGA
- a CDS encoding Hcp family type VI secretion system effector, with protein sequence MSFDAFMKVDGVEGESLDDGHKGWIELLSYHYDAMQSISQTASSSGGATAGGVSLGDFQISKYIDRATPKIFELCCTGSHIKTVTIRVHRAGTEKFKYLDIVLEEVLIALVSGQGAENSGFPVEVVTLNYGRIKFEYTQQRRSDGGSAGIVSGGWDRTAKKPFA encoded by the coding sequence ATGTCATTTGATGCATTTATGAAGGTTGATGGGGTTGAGGGCGAGTCGCTGGACGACGGGCACAAAGGTTGGATTGAGCTGCTTTCCTATCACTACGATGCTATGCAGTCCATTAGTCAGACAGCCAGCTCCAGTGGCGGTGCTACCGCTGGAGGTGTTTCCCTCGGGGATTTTCAGATCAGCAAGTACATTGACCGTGCCACTCCTAAGATATTTGAGCTTTGCTGCACAGGCTCGCATATCAAAACCGTGACAATTCGAGTCCATCGTGCAGGAACAGAAAAATTTAAGTATTTGGACATCGTGCTTGAAGAGGTGCTGATCGCATTGGTCAGCGGACAAGGCGCAGAAAACTCCGGCTTCCCTGTCGAAGTCGTAACCCTGAATTACGGGCGCATTAAATTCGAATACACGCAGCAAAGACGTTCAGATGGCGGCAGTGCCGGTATCGTCTCGGGCGGCTGGGACCGGACCGCTAAAAAGCCTTTTGCGTAA